Sequence from the Aerococcus tenax genome:
AAGGGTAAAACCGTTAAAATTTCTATGACTGAAGTTGAAGGAACCCAAGACATGATTTCAGTCACTTATCCTCAATTAATTAATGATGTTCATGTTGATTCTCATATTCTCATTGATGATGGTTTAGTTGATTTACGTGTTACTGACATTGACTTTGATAAGGGAATTGTTACCACTGTTGTGGAAAATAGTGGTTTAATCAAAGACAAGAAAGGGGTTAATATTCCTGGCGTTTCCGTATCCCTACCTGGTATCACTGAAAAAGATGAAGCCGACATTCGTTTTGGTCTAGAAAATGGAATTGACATTATCGCTGCTTCCTTTGTTCGTAAGCCAGAAGATGTTTTAGAGATTCGCGAAATTTTAGAAGAAACCGGGAACGAAACCGTTCAAATTATCCCTAAAATTGAAACCCAAGAAGGGGTAGATAATATTGACGGTATTTTGCAAGTTTCTGATGGTTTAATGGTTGCCCGTGGTGACCTAGGGGTAGAAATTCCAACTGAAATGGTGCCAGTTGTTCAAAAAGAATTAATCCGTAAGTGTAATGCGGCTGGTAAACCAGTTATTACTGCTACCCAAATGTTAGATTCTATGCAACGTAACCCACGTCCAACCCGGGCTGAAGCTTCTGACGTTGCTAATGCCATTCTAGATGGTACTGATGCGATTATGTTATCCGGTGAAACAGCTGCTGGTGACTACCCACTTGAAGCCGTTAAGACCATGACCCGTATCGCTATGACTACTGAACGTGAAAGCGAATTACGTGGTCAAGCCCAACAAGCCCTTAAAGAATATCAAAACAGTGATGTTTCTGAAGCCATTGCCCAATCTGTTGCCCATACAGCTCGCAATTTGAATATTCAAACCATCGTTGCTGCAACAAATTCAGGTCATACTGCTCGTTTAATTTCTAAGTACCGTCCTAATGCCATGATCTTAGCACTTACCTTCTCTGAAAGTCGTGCGCATAAGTTATTACTTAGCCGTGGTGTGGTTCCAATGGTCATTGAAAAACCAGCATCTACCGATGAAATGACCTTACTTGCCACCCAAATTGCTAAAGAAGAAGACTACGCTAAAGATGGCGACCTTATCCTTATTACAGCTGGTGTACCGGTTGGGGAAACAGGAACCACCAACTTGATGAAGATTCAAATGATCGGTGAACGTTTGATTGAAGCTCAAGGGCTAGGAAATCAATCAGTCATTGGACACGTGGTTAAAGCTCAAAGCCCAGAAGAAGCCATTGAAAAAGCTAACCATGATAACATCTTAGTGGTTTCTACAACTGATGAACGCTATAATGAAGCCATTAAGAAGGCAGGGGCTGTTATTGTAGAAAATGCCACCCTAACTAGCCATGCTGCTGTAATGAGTGTCAATACCGGAACACCGGTTATCGTTAATGCTAAAGATGCGACGAACATTCTTGAAGAAGGCCAATTGATTACCTTGGATGCACGTCGCGGTATGGTTTATGATGGTGCCACAACGACTATCTAAGCCTGAACGAGACGAAGTCAGTGCCTATAAGGTACTGGCTTTTTTATTTTTCCTCATAGGCCTTCTGGCAATTCATTTGGGGTGGGCCGCGTCTATGCTATACTTAAAGAAATCGATATGAAGGAGACCAGTAAATGAAAGAACTAGCTAGTGTAGTCTCTGCTAGAGTGAGTGACTATAATGCAAAGAATTATTATGTCCAGTTCGAGGGGAAGACCTTTGAATTAAACCCCAGTGATAAGATAAAATCGCTGAATATTGGGCAAGAAATCCCAGTGTTTATCTATACTAATCAAAAAAATCAAGCCAAAGCGACTCTAGATTTTCCCAAGAGTCGACAAAATACCTATGGCTGGGCTGAGGTCACCCAAGTTCGCCATGATCTAGGTGTCTTTTTAGATATTGGCCTTCCAGATAAGGATATGGTCTTGTCTATGGATGAGTTACCCAGTGAAACAGGGCTTTGGCCTAAAAAGGGCGATAAGCTTTATGTGAAATTATCCGTAGATCGTAAGGACCGGCAATGGGCTAATCTTGCCGATTCTGTGGTTGTCCAGTCTTTAACCAGTAAAGTTAAGGGAAATGAAAAGCGTTGGATTAATCAAGTCAAAAAAGCCCGGGTCTACCAGTGTAAATTGAATGGGAGCCACTTAATCACAGAGGATTACTACTTGGCTTTTATTCACCCCAGTGAATGGGAAGGAGAGCCTCGCCTAGGAGAAGAGGTGGAAGCTCGGGTTATTGGTATCGGACAAAATGGGAATCTGAACTTATCCCTAAAGCCACGTGCTTTCGAAGTAATCAATGATGATGCCGAAATGATTTATCAAGTCTTAAAACGTACTCCTGAGGGCTTTTTGCCTTATAACGATAAGAGTGACCCCAATGCGATTCGAGCAGCCTTTAATATTTCCAAGGCTCAATTTAAACGTGCCTTGGGCCACCTGATGAAAACTCAGCGAATTGAACAAAATGAAGATGGGATAACTTTAAAGGATAAGTGATTTTTTGACTATCAATGATTTGATTGAGGATTTTTTAATTGCTTTACGGGTAGAACAAGGCCTTTCGGAAAATACCATTAAAACTTACCACAATGTCTTGAAACAATTTCAAATGATTTTGTCTGAAGCGGGGATAGAGGATATTCAAGCCGTTAAACGCCAGGATATTATCCAACAGCTGGAAAAGTTAAACCAAAAGGGTCGGGCAGTCTCAACTATGAGTCAATATTTATCGACCTTACGTCACTTCTTTAAATATTTGATTTTAGACTCTGTGATTGAAGAGAACCCAGTGGAAAATATCTCCTTGCCTAAGAAGAAGCAGCAGCTCCCTCAAGTGCTAAGTGTTGAAGAAGTTGATCGTTTGTTAGAAATGCCGGACGTCAATTCGACTCTTGGCTTGCGAGATCGTAGTTTATTAGAGTTACTTTACGCGAGTGGGCTGCGGGTAAGCGAATTGGTCCATTTAAAAATTAGTGATTTTCACGAAGATCTCGGCTTTCTCCAAACGGTTGGTAAGGGCAACAAGGAGCGCATCATTCCTCTAGGAGAAGTTGCCAAAGATTGGCTACAGACTTATCTCAAAAAGAGCCGCCTCAAACTCTTGGGAGAAAATGATCAATCTCAAGGGATGATTTATTTGAACCATCACGGACGTCCCCTTAGTCGGCAAGGGGTTTGGAAGAAGCTCAAGCAATATATCCAAGCTGCTGGGATAAGAAAAGAAGTCAGCCCCCATACCTTGCGGCACTCATTTGCAACCCACTTATTGGAAAATGGGGCAGACTTAAGAGTGGTTCAAGAACTTCTGGGGCATGCTGACATTTCTACCACGCAAATTTATACCCACATCCATTCGCAACATATGCGCGAAATTTATAAAAAAACTTTTCCGAGAGCATAGAAAAAGAGGTTGGAAGTTATGTTCCAACCTCTTTCTGTAGTGATGACTCTTTTAAGATGTCTTCGCTAAGTATCCGAAACAGACCTTATCAGCATTTATTTATCTTCTTAGATTGATATTATTTTTCAATAGACAGGCCGTCATTCAATTCGATTTGAATGTGAGCTGCTTGAGGAGCGGTATTCTTAATGGTTACAGTTTGACTTTCACCTTGTTTGAGCCGGTCAGTCTTCCAAGTATCAGAAGCTAACTCTTTTTGGTCAGCATCGACAAATTTAAAGGTTATCCCCAAATTCACCAAGTCAGCTTTGGCATGGTTAGTTAATGTCCCCGTCATGACAATGCTTTGGTCAGTACTTGCCG
This genomic interval carries:
- the pyk gene encoding pyruvate kinase, whose product is MPFDMKLLKKTKVVCTIGPASEDPETLVELAKAGMDVARMNFSHGDHDEHLARIKAIRQVEREAGKRIAVMLDTKGPEIRTHNMKDHAPVFLEKGKTVKISMTEVEGTQDMISVTYPQLINDVHVDSHILIDDGLVDLRVTDIDFDKGIVTTVVENSGLIKDKKGVNIPGVSVSLPGITEKDEADIRFGLENGIDIIAASFVRKPEDVLEIREILEETGNETVQIIPKIETQEGVDNIDGILQVSDGLMVARGDLGVEIPTEMVPVVQKELIRKCNAAGKPVITATQMLDSMQRNPRPTRAEASDVANAILDGTDAIMLSGETAAGDYPLEAVKTMTRIAMTTERESELRGQAQQALKEYQNSDVSEAIAQSVAHTARNLNIQTIVAATNSGHTARLISKYRPNAMILALTFSESRAHKLLLSRGVVPMVIEKPASTDEMTLLATQIAKEEDYAKDGDLILITAGVPVGETGTTNLMKIQMIGERLIEAQGLGNQSVIGHVVKAQSPEEAIEKANHDNILVVSTTDERYNEAIKKAGAVIVENATLTSHAAVMSVNTGTPVIVNAKDATNILEEGQLITLDARRGMVYDGATTTI
- a CDS encoding CvfB family protein, whose amino-acid sequence is MKELASVVSARVSDYNAKNYYVQFEGKTFELNPSDKIKSLNIGQEIPVFIYTNQKNQAKATLDFPKSRQNTYGWAEVTQVRHDLGVFLDIGLPDKDMVLSMDELPSETGLWPKKGDKLYVKLSVDRKDRQWANLADSVVVQSLTSKVKGNEKRWINQVKKARVYQCKLNGSHLITEDYYLAFIHPSEWEGEPRLGEEVEARVIGIGQNGNLNLSLKPRAFEVINDDAEMIYQVLKRTPEGFLPYNDKSDPNAIRAAFNISKAQFKRALGHLMKTQRIEQNEDGITLKDK
- the xerD gene encoding site-specific tyrosine recombinase XerD is translated as MTINDLIEDFLIALRVEQGLSENTIKTYHNVLKQFQMILSEAGIEDIQAVKRQDIIQQLEKLNQKGRAVSTMSQYLSTLRHFFKYLILDSVIEENPVENISLPKKKQQLPQVLSVEEVDRLLEMPDVNSTLGLRDRSLLELLYASGLRVSELVHLKISDFHEDLGFLQTVGKGNKERIIPLGEVAKDWLQTYLKKSRLKLLGENDQSQGMIYLNHHGRPLSRQGVWKKLKQYIQAAGIRKEVSPHTLRHSFATHLLENGADLRVVQELLGHADISTTQIYTHIHSQHMREIYKKTFPRA